The sequence GGCGGGTAGGGGCGCCCTAAACTGCCTCGGTGCAGCCCTACTTCAACGCGCCTTATGACTGGCGCCCCGCCGCGACCTCAGAACAACTGGAGGCCGCGGCCCAGGCCCTCGAAATAACTTGGCCGGATGCCCTTATGTCACTGTACGAGGAGCACGATGGCGCTGGCCCTCAGAGATTGGCTTCAGACTGGGAGGAGCAGTGGGAGGGCGTCTTGGACGAGGATGAGGACGCCCGGCCTCAGGCGCCTTTCCTGATGAGTCTGGAAGAAGCTGCGGCGTGGTACGTCAGCACCGCAGAGTTATTTCCGGCGGACCTGCGGTTTTTCTGGACGGATGACAACTCCAATTACGTCGGTGTCTATGTGCGGGGGCCGCTGGAAGGCATGGTGTGCGTGCTAGGCCATGACGGTGGTGGTCTGGTGCCGGTCTTTCGAACCATTCCGTCTTTTCTGGATTGGGTGGACGCGCATCCTCTGCGAGATGTCTTCACGGACGGCGCTCTCGTTCCCGCCTTTCCAGGCCGTGCGCCAGACCCT is a genomic window of Deinococcus betulae containing:
- a CDS encoding SMI1/KNR4 family protein: MQPYFNAPYDWRPAATSEQLEAAAQALEITWPDALMSLYEEHDGAGPQRLASDWEEQWEGVLDEDEDARPQAPFLMSLEEAAAWYVSTAELFPADLRFFWTDDNSNYVGVYVRGPLEGMVCVLGHDGGGLVPVFRTIPSFLDWVDAHPLRDVFTDGALVPAFPGRAPDPLHDEEDWQRALSLYQNAEQREDNPRLACAMALTPYGQSSVLLPFLDHPDFYVVARAVEILAQRRYTPAYTLIRELAVQPGNRSNGAAERAMRTWRP